The Sesamum indicum cultivar Zhongzhi No. 13 linkage group LG6, S_indicum_v1.0, whole genome shotgun sequence genome has a segment encoding these proteins:
- the LOC105165505 gene encoding peroxisomal (S)-2-hydroxy-acid oxidase GLO1-like, which yields MAEVTNVSEYEAIAREKLPKMVYDYYASGAEDQWTLAENTRAFSRILFRPRILIDVSKIDMTANVLGFKISMPIMIAPTAMQKMAHPHGECATARAASAAGTIMILSSWSTSSVEEVASTGPGIRFFQLSVYKDRHVVERLVRRVERAGFKAIALTVDAQRLGRRESDIKNRFTLPPHLTLKNFEGLELGKMDKVENSGLASYVAGQIDRTLSWKDVKWLQSITVLPILMKGVLTAEDTRIAIQNKIAGIIVSNHGARQLDYVPSTIMVLEEVVKAAQGRVPIFLDGGVRRGTDVFKALALGASGIFIGRSVVFSLAADGEVGVRKVLQRLRDEFELTMALSGCRSLSEITRDHIITRWDAPRL from the exons ATGGCGGAGGTGACTAATGTGAGCGAGTATGAGGCTATTGCCAGGGAAAAATTGCCCAAGATGGTCTATGACTACTATGCATCAGGTGCAGAGGACCAGTGGACTCTGGCTGAGAACACACGTGCATTTTCAAGAATCTT GTTTAGGCCCAGGATTCTAATAGATGTGAGCAAGATTGACATGACTGCCAATGTGTTAGGGTTCAAGATTTCAATGCCAATCATGATTGCCCCCACTGCTATGCAGAAAATGGCTCATCCTCATG GAGAATGCGCGACAGCTAGAGCCGCATCAGCAGCCGGAACAATCatg ATATTGTCGTCATGGTCCACTTCCAGTGTAGAAGAAGTTGCTTCAACGGGGCCGGGGATCAGATTCTTCCAGCTTTCT GTCTACAAGGATAGGCATGTTGTGGAACGGCTTGTAAGGAGAGTTGAACGGGCGGGGTTCAAGGCCATAGCTCTCACTGTGGATGCCCAGAGATTGGGACGTAGAGAAAGTGATATCAAGAACAG GTTTACTTTGCCACCGCATTTGACATTGAAGAACTTCGAGGGTTTGGAGCTTGGCAAGATGGACAAA GTTGAGAACTCTGGATTGGCTTCATATGTTGCGGGTCAAATTGATCGTACTTTGAGTTGGAAG GATGTGAAGTGGCTGCAGTCAATTACTGTGTTACCTATTCTAATGAAAGGTGTACTCACTGCTGAAGATA CAAGGATTGCcattcaaaacaaaatagcTGGGATTATAGTATCCAATCATGGTGCTCGTCAGCTGGATTACGTCCCATCCACTATCATGGTCTTGGAAGAG GTTGTGAAAGCTGCACAAGGCCGAGTACCCATATTCTTGGACGGAGGGGTCCGTCGTGGAACAGATGTCTTCAAGGCATTAGCACTAGGAGCCTCTGGCATCTTt ATTGGACGATCCGTGGTTTTCTCGTTAGCTGCTGACGGGGAAGTCGGAGTTAGAAAGGTGCTCCAAAGGTTGCGGGACGAGTTTGAGTTGACTATGGCATTGAGCGGGTGCCGTTCGCTTAGTGAGATCACCCGTGATCACATTATTACCCGATGGGATGCTCCGAGGTTGTAG